A genomic stretch from Chromatiales bacterium 21-64-14 includes:
- a CDS encoding putative O-glycosylation ligase, exosortase A system-associated — protein MRGVAVAIIIFGSLPFILVRPWIGILMWSWIGYMNPHRLTWGFAYNYPFAMIVGVTTLAALVISREPKRLPWNGLMIMLVVFNVWVIFTSLFMLNPVAGWIEWEKVAKVQLMTFVTIMLMQDRKRLHALVWVIACSVGFFGVKGGLFTILTGGQYMVLGPPHSFMPGNTEIGLALSMTLPLFRYLQLNTESKWVRRGLGVAMALTGVAIVGTYSRGAFLAGGAMGFMLWAKSRKRALIGIGLILVVSTMYHFMPKQYFHKMDTIETYHKDRSALGRINAWWFAFHLANARPIVGGGFEAFTRPLFKKYAPEPDNYHDSHSIYFEMLGEHGYPGLMIFLTIGIMAWRYGSRTVRECRDRPDLKWASDMAAMVQVSLVAYAVGGAFLGLSYFDLAWHLVAIQILLQVLVQRHLAEAPTIGTEVAKVRAPIREFVRPPGVTADGGR, from the coding sequence ATGAGAGGCGTAGCAGTTGCGATCATCATTTTTGGTTCCCTGCCGTTTATCCTCGTCCGACCCTGGATCGGGATTCTGATGTGGTCCTGGATCGGGTATATGAATCCGCACCGCTTGACCTGGGGCTTCGCGTACAACTATCCGTTTGCGATGATTGTCGGTGTAACCACCCTTGCCGCCCTGGTGATATCCCGGGAGCCGAAGCGTCTGCCTTGGAATGGGTTGATGATCATGCTTGTCGTATTCAACGTGTGGGTTATCTTCACATCGCTGTTCATGCTCAATCCGGTGGCTGGGTGGATCGAGTGGGAAAAGGTGGCCAAGGTGCAGTTGATGACTTTCGTCACTATAATGCTCATGCAAGATAGGAAGCGGCTGCATGCCTTGGTCTGGGTGATCGCGTGCTCAGTCGGTTTCTTCGGCGTCAAAGGGGGCCTGTTCACAATCCTGACTGGTGGACAGTATATGGTGCTCGGCCCACCGCACAGTTTCATGCCGGGAAACACGGAAATCGGGCTGGCGCTGAGCATGACATTGCCACTGTTCCGGTATCTGCAGCTGAATACAGAGAGCAAGTGGGTGCGGCGCGGGCTAGGGGTAGCGATGGCGCTGACAGGGGTGGCGATCGTAGGCACCTATTCGCGAGGCGCGTTTCTGGCCGGGGGAGCGATGGGGTTCATGCTCTGGGCAAAAAGCCGCAAGCGTGCGCTGATCGGAATTGGCCTGATCCTGGTCGTGTCCACGATGTACCATTTCATGCCCAAGCAGTATTTTCACAAGATGGACACAATCGAGACCTACCATAAGGACCGGTCCGCCCTGGGGCGTATCAACGCATGGTGGTTTGCTTTTCACCTGGCGAATGCCAGACCCATCGTGGGAGGTGGATTTGAGGCCTTTACGCGGCCGTTGTTCAAAAAGTATGCGCCGGAACCGGACAATTACCACGATTCTCACAGCATCTATTTCGAGATGTTGGGTGAACACGGTTATCCCGGGCTGATGATTTTCTTGACGATCGGGATTATGGCCTGGCGCTATGGTTCACGGACCGTGCGCGAATGCCGGGATCGTCCTGATCTGAAATGGGCTTCTGATATGGCTGCGATGGTGCAGGTGAGCTTGGTGGCCTACGCCGTGGGCGGGGCATTTCTGGGGCTTTCCTATTTTGACCTTGCCTGGCATTTGGTTGCAATTCAGATCCTGCTGCAGGTATTGGTGCAACGCCACTTGGCGGAAGCCCCAACCATCGGGACGGAGGTGGCAAAGGTGCGGGCACCTATTCGGGAATTTGTCAGACCACCCGGAGTCACGGCGGATGGCGGACGGTAA
- a CDS encoding colanic acid exporter — protein sequence MPIGSSSSEPEEGLGTTAARGVLWTGGGQVLRQIVQVATSVLLARLLMPADFGLLGMALVFYGLVQLFADFGLGAAIVQVKELTGVALSSSFWLNVLVAVVLALALAISAPWIASFYGDPRLAAIITVLSIGLVFGGFVVVPRAILYKGLRFAEIAKAQVAGSIIGGVCAVAMAWLGFGVWSLVVQPLVGSATTMLLTVLYARWVPDRSFQWASIRKMTGFSAAVLGADMVNYAHREGDNLLVGKFLGSGPLGYYSLAYQLMLYPMNQVSQVIVRILFPLLSTLQDELARYREVYLKAVAAIAFLTFPMMVGLFAVAHDLVTVVFGAKWLPMLPVLQILCWVGMLQSVGTTAGLIYLSTGHAQRRLVFSLFATPVFLTFVVLGLPWGVVGVAGGYALAAFLVAYANYWVAFRLVKLPLRTFHASLARPAGASALMFLAVKVAQWWIGGHMHWLVGERLAFLVGIGVITYGLISIVINRAQIAEIKSLFMSVRATRTAASGVRSAAAGSTGSGDFR from the coding sequence ATGCCAATAGGCTCAAGCAGTTCGGAGCCGGAGGAAGGGTTAGGTACTACGGCTGCCCGAGGCGTTCTGTGGACCGGAGGTGGCCAAGTACTGCGCCAAATAGTCCAGGTGGCGACATCAGTGCTCCTCGCGCGACTACTGATGCCTGCGGATTTTGGCCTGCTCGGAATGGCACTGGTGTTCTACGGGCTGGTGCAGCTCTTTGCGGACTTTGGCCTCGGGGCCGCAATCGTTCAGGTCAAGGAACTAACCGGCGTCGCCCTTTCATCGAGTTTTTGGCTGAACGTATTGGTGGCGGTCGTTCTTGCGTTGGCGCTCGCCATTTCGGCTCCCTGGATCGCGAGTTTCTATGGTGACCCCCGGCTTGCAGCGATCATCACAGTCCTGTCGATCGGACTGGTATTCGGCGGATTCGTGGTGGTACCGAGGGCGATTCTGTACAAGGGGTTGAGATTCGCGGAAATCGCCAAGGCACAGGTGGCGGGTAGCATCATCGGCGGCGTATGCGCGGTAGCTATGGCGTGGCTGGGCTTTGGGGTATGGAGTCTGGTTGTGCAACCGCTGGTCGGTTCCGCAACCACCATGCTGTTGACTGTGCTGTATGCGCGTTGGGTTCCGGACCGGAGCTTCCAGTGGGCGAGCATCCGCAAGATGACCGGGTTCAGTGCAGCGGTCCTCGGTGCCGACATGGTGAACTACGCGCATCGGGAAGGCGACAATCTGTTGGTTGGAAAATTTCTGGGGAGCGGGCCGCTCGGGTACTATTCGCTTGCGTATCAACTGATGTTGTACCCCATGAATCAGGTCAGTCAGGTCATCGTTAGAATTCTGTTCCCGCTCTTGTCGACGTTGCAGGACGAATTGGCGCGCTATCGAGAAGTATATTTGAAGGCCGTAGCGGCCATTGCGTTTCTAACATTTCCAATGATGGTCGGTCTGTTCGCTGTTGCTCACGATCTAGTTACGGTCGTATTCGGTGCCAAGTGGCTCCCGATGCTTCCGGTCCTGCAGATCCTCTGCTGGGTTGGAATGCTCCAGAGCGTCGGTACCACGGCGGGGCTGATTTATCTGAGCACCGGGCATGCACAGAGACGTTTGGTCTTTTCCCTGTTCGCCACCCCGGTTTTCCTCACCTTTGTCGTGCTTGGGTTGCCATGGGGGGTCGTGGGGGTTGCTGGCGGCTATGCGCTAGCGGCATTTCTGGTGGCCTATGCAAATTATTGGGTGGCGTTCAGGCTGGTTAAGCTGCCGCTCAGGACGTTTCACGCGTCGCTTGCCCGACCGGCGGGAGCATCCGCATTGATGTTTTTAGCGGTCAAGGTGGCGCAGTGGTGGATCGGCGGCCACATGCATTGGCTAGTGGGCGAACGGCTGGCATTTCTGGTGGGGATTGGTGTGATCACCTACGGATTAATCAGTATTGTTATCAATCGGGCGCAAATTGCCGAGATCAAATCTTTGTTCATGAGTGTCCGTGCCACCAGGACCGCAGCGTCTGGCGTGCGCTCCGCGGCCGCAGGCAGCACCGGATCCGGAGATTTCCGATGA
- a CDS encoding capsule biosynthesis protein CapK encodes MKEIPAALREALRNIRRASVTRALFPVHEWVKGHDTVRRRRSLERSQWWSPQVLEELRIERLRALLAHAADNVPYYRDLFRATGFSWDAVRSIDDLRDLPFCTKEIIRVNGTRLCSDVPGRLQRSNTGGSTGEPMVFYLGAERVSHDVAAKWRATRWWGVDIGDPEIVLWGSPIELAAQDRVRAIRDRLFNSRLLPAFRMSDADLSAYARIVNARRPRMLFGYPSALHRLASFAQGHGVVLSDAGIRVVFTTGERLYEEQRRLLGEVFGCPVANGYGGRDAGFIAHECPSGGMHLSAEDIIVEIIDGTGKSVAPGEAGEIVVTHLATRAYPFIRYRTGDIGTLHDAECPCGRGLPLLKDIQGRSTDFVVAADGTVMHGLALIYVIRELPGVRAFKIIQDTRNQVRVLIQPINGFAPESRERIVRGFQERLGPTVEVLVDLTSEIEGEKSGKFRYVVSHAPEARP; translated from the coding sequence ATGAAAGAAATTCCAGCCGCGCTGCGCGAGGCACTGCGCAACATCCGAAGAGCTTCGGTTACGCGTGCCCTGTTCCCGGTTCATGAATGGGTTAAGGGGCACGACACGGTGCGCCGCCGGCGCAGCCTCGAGCGCAGCCAGTGGTGGAGTCCGCAGGTACTGGAGGAACTCCGAATTGAGCGGCTGCGTGCGCTCCTGGCCCATGCGGCGGACAATGTGCCCTATTACCGCGACCTCTTTCGCGCCACTGGGTTTTCCTGGGATGCGGTCCGGAGCATCGATGACCTGAGAGATCTCCCGTTTTGCACGAAGGAGATCATCCGCGTCAATGGAACGCGCTTGTGCTCCGACGTTCCGGGTCGGTTGCAGCGTTCCAACACCGGCGGTTCTACTGGCGAACCGATGGTGTTCTATCTCGGCGCCGAGCGTGTAAGTCACGACGTCGCCGCCAAATGGCGAGCAACGCGCTGGTGGGGCGTGGATATCGGTGACCCTGAGATTGTCCTATGGGGATCACCGATCGAATTGGCCGCACAGGATCGCGTGAGAGCGATTCGTGATCGATTGTTCAATAGTCGTTTGTTGCCCGCCTTCCGCATGTCGGATGCCGATCTTTCCGCTTACGCGCGGATTGTCAACGCCCGCCGGCCACGCATGCTGTTCGGATATCCCTCCGCGCTACATCGGCTTGCATCCTTCGCGCAGGGGCATGGGGTGGTGTTGTCCGACGCGGGGATCCGGGTAGTCTTCACAACCGGAGAGCGTTTGTATGAGGAGCAGCGACGATTGTTAGGCGAGGTATTCGGTTGCCCAGTCGCCAACGGCTATGGCGGTCGTGATGCGGGATTCATCGCCCACGAGTGCCCGTCCGGCGGAATGCATCTGTCTGCCGAAGATATCATCGTAGAGATCATTGATGGCACTGGTAAATCAGTGGCACCGGGGGAGGCAGGGGAGATCGTCGTGACGCATCTGGCGACCAGGGCGTATCCATTTATCCGCTACCGCACCGGTGATATTGGGACCCTGCACGATGCGGAGTGCCCATGCGGTCGGGGGCTTCCTTTGTTGAAAGATATTCAGGGGCGGTCCACGGATTTCGTCGTCGCGGCCGATGGAACCGTCATGCATGGTTTGGCGCTAATCTACGTGATCCGGGAGTTGCCCGGCGTACGGGCGTTCAAGATTATTCAGGATACCCGCAATCAGGTCCGCGTGCTTATTCAACCGATCAATGGTTTTGCACCAGAATCACGGGAACGCATCGTTCGGGGTTTCCAGGAGCGGCTCGGGCCCACGGTCGAGGTGCTGGTTGACCTCACTTCCGAGATCGAGGGCGAGAAGTCGGGGAAGTTTCGCTATGTTGTCAGCCACGCTCCCGAGGCCAGGCCTTGA
- a CDS encoding polysaccharide deacetylase, translated as MSVDVEDYFQVSAFEKQIPKQSWPTLPSRVERNTRLVLDLFDRCSVKATFFTLGWVAERFPDLVREIVHRGHELASHGYAHVRVVRQSQAEFREDVTRTKALLEQVAGVAVAGYRAASYSIGRDNLWALDVLEAAGYRYSSSIYPIRHDLYGMPEAPRFPFRYGRSGILEVPITTVSLLNRNLPCGGGGYFRLFPYQISRWAIRRVNRSDHQPAVFYFHPWELDPEQPRPDSLRLKTRIRHYLNLERMEARLGRLLKDFRWDRMDRVYLEASGEVPRATPCALRDPGC; from the coding sequence ATGAGCGTCGATGTGGAGGATTATTTCCAGGTCTCGGCGTTCGAGAAACAAATTCCGAAGCAGAGTTGGCCAACCCTACCCTCGCGCGTGGAACGTAACACGCGTCTCGTGCTCGATTTGTTCGATCGGTGTAGCGTGAAGGCCACGTTCTTTACGCTCGGCTGGGTTGCAGAGCGGTTTCCGGATCTCGTGCGCGAGATTGTCCATCGGGGACACGAGCTTGCCAGTCATGGGTACGCGCACGTCCGGGTAGTACGGCAGTCACAGGCCGAGTTCCGCGAGGACGTCACTCGCACCAAGGCACTCCTTGAGCAGGTCGCGGGCGTAGCGGTAGCCGGCTATCGTGCTGCGAGCTATTCCATCGGGCGCGACAACCTGTGGGCGCTGGATGTGCTCGAAGCGGCCGGTTATCGGTATAGTTCAAGTATCTACCCGATACGTCACGATCTCTACGGGATGCCGGAAGCACCACGCTTTCCGTTCCGGTATGGGCGTAGCGGGATCCTGGAAGTGCCGATCACGACGGTGTCGCTTCTCAACCGCAATCTGCCCTGCGGCGGCGGCGGATATTTCAGGCTCTTCCCGTACCAGATTTCCCGCTGGGCCATCCGGCGCGTGAACCGATCCGATCACCAGCCCGCCGTGTTCTATTTTCACCCCTGGGAACTTGATCCGGAACAACCCCGTCCGGACTCCCTGAGGCTCAAGACCCGGATACGGCACTACCTGAACCTCGAGCGTATGGAAGCACGTCTGGGCCGGCTCCTGAAGGACTTTCGATGGGACCGGATGGATCGCGTCTACCTGGAAGCGTCCGGGGAGGTACCGAGAGCGACCCCTTGCGCGCTACGGGACCCCGGCTGTTGA